A stretch of Oryza brachyantha chromosome 4, ObraRS2, whole genome shotgun sequence DNA encodes these proteins:
- the LOC102707392 gene encoding fasciclin-like arabinogalactan protein 8 — translation MAAPDRRLLFLLAVSLAVAAVSSHNITDILDGYPEYSLYNSYLSQTKVCDEINSRSTVTCLVLTNGAMSSLVSNLSLADIKNALRLLTLLDYYDTKKLHSLSDGSELTTTLYQTTGDASGNMGHVNITNLRGGKVGFASAAPGSKFQATYTKSVKQEPYNLSVLEVSDPITFPGLFNSPSAASTNLTALLEKAGCKQFARLIVSSGVIKMYQAAMDKGLTLFAPNDDAFHAKDLPDLSKLTSAELVTLLQYHALPQYAPKASLKTIKGNLQTLASTGAGKYDLSVVAKGDDVSMDTGVDKSRVASTVLDDTPTVIHTVDSVLLPRELFGGAPSPAPAAGPASDVPAASPAPEGSSPAPSPKAAGKKKKKGKSPSHSPPAPPADTPDMSPADAPQGEEAADKAVKKNGATAVATSVATTVASVAVLLAASFL, via the coding sequence atggccgcccccgaccgccgcctcctcttcctcctggccgtctccctcgccgtcgccgcggtcAGCTCGCACAACATCACGGACATCCTCGACGGCTACCCGGAGTACTCGCTGTACAACAGCTACCTCTCCCAGACCAAGGTGTGCGACGAGATCAACAGCCGGAGCACCGTCACCTGCCTCGTGCTCACCAACGGCGCCATGTCCTCCCTCGTCTCCAACCTCTCCCTCGCCGACATCAAGAACGCGCTCCGCCTTCTCACCCTCCTCGACTACTACGACACCAAGAAGCTGCACTCCCTCAGCGACGGCTCCGAGCTCACCACTACGCTCTATCAGACCACCGGCGACGCCTCCGGTAATATGGGCCATGTCAACATCACCAACCTTCGCGGCGGCAAGGTTGGGTTCGCCTCCGCTGCGCCCGGCTCCAAGTTCCAGGCCACCTACACCAAGTCCGTCAAGCAGGAGCCGTACAACCTCTCCGTTCTTGAGGTCTCCGACCCCATCACCTTCCCCGGTCTCTTCAACTCTCCGTCGGCCGCGTCGACTAACCTCACCGCGCTTCTTGAGAAAGCCGGGTGCAAGCAGTTCGCGCGGCTCATCGTGTCGTCCGGGGTGATCAAGATGTACCAGGCGGCCATGGACAAGGGGCTGACGCTGTTCGCGCCCAACGACGACGCGTTCCACGCCAAGGACCTGCCGGATCTGAGCAAGCTGACGAGCGCCGAACTGGTGACGCTTCTGCAATACCACGCCTTGCCGCAGTACGCGCCCAAGGCGTCGCTCAAGACCATCAAGGGAAACCTCCAGACCCTGGCCTCCACCGGCGCGGGTAAGTACGACCTCTCCGTCGTTGCCAAAGGCGACGACGTGTCGATGGACACCGGCGTGGACAAGTCCCGCGTCGCGTCCACCGTGCTCGACGACACCCCAACGGTCATCCACACGGTGGACAGCGTGCTGCTGCCGCGAGAGCTCTTTGGTGGCGCCCCTTCCCCTGCGCCGGCAGCCGGACCGGCAAGCGATGTACCAGCTGCATCTCCCGCGCCAGAaggctcctcgccggcgccatcccCCAAGGCGGCCggcaagaagaaaaagaagggcaAGTCGCCGTCGCACTCCCCACCCGCGCCCCCGGCCGACACGCCTGACATGTCCCCCGCCGACGCGCCCCAGGGAGAAGAGGCGGCAGACAAGGCCGTCAAGAAGaacggcgccaccgccgtggcCACGAGCGTCGCGACCACTGTGGCGTCCGTGGCCGTTCTGCTCGCCGCGTCGTTCTTGTGA
- the LOC102717062 gene encoding growth-regulating factor 12-like — translation MLAEGRQVYSPPPSKLPRLSGTEPNDGVVTMAAPSPLVLGLGLGVGGSGSDSSGSDAEASAVTMREGRPSALTFMQRQELEHQVLIYRCFAAGSPVPVHLVLPIWKSVAAASSFGPQSFPSLTGLGSLCFDYRSSMEPEPGRCRRTDGKKWRCSRDVVPGHKYCERHVHRGRGRSRKPMEASVPVAPTSLPVRPALHTAASAPSPPRLGFSSDGASVLLAHTTARAT, via the exons ATGTTGGCCGAGGGAAGGCAAGTctactcgccgccgccgtctaaGCTTCCCCGTCTCTCCGGCACCGAGCCGAACGACG gggtggtgacgatggcggcgccgtcgccgctggttcTTGGACTGGGTCTCGGCgtgggcggcagcggcagcgacagTAGTGGGAGCGACGCGGAAGCATCTGCGGTCACCATGCGGGAGGGCCGGCCGTCGGCGCTGACGTTCATGCAGCGGCAGGAACTGGAGCACCAGGTGCTCATCTACCGCTGCTTCGCCGCCGGCTCGCCTGTGCCGGTTCACCTCGTGCTGCCCATATGGAAGAGCGTCGCTGCTGCCTCCTCGTTCGGCCCGCAAAGCTTTCCCTCTT TGACGGGCCTGGGAAGCCTGTGCTTCGACTACAGGAGCAGCATGGAGCCAGAGCCAGGGCGGTGCCGGCGCACGGACGGCAAGAAGTGGCGGTGCTCGCGCGACGTGGTGCCGGGTCACAAGTACTGCGAGCGGCACGTccaccgcggccgcggccgttCAAGAAAGCCTATGGAAGCCTCTGTACCAGTCGCTCCCACGTCCCTCCCGGTCAGGCCAGCTCTCCacaccgccgccagcgcgccatcgccgccgcgactCGGCTTCTCCTCCGACGGCGCCAGCGTCCTCCTTGCCCACACTACCGCGCGAGCTACTTGA
- the LOC102707668 gene encoding ankyrin repeat and zinc finger domain-containing protein 1: MAAASPESKPPRSLFDLPSDFFDSSALLGSHPSSAPSAAEPSNSFRPAPPPPLSQPSEAPGLRWTCNTCASEFESLQEQREHFKSDLHRLNVKLSIAGKTIIKEEDLDKADPASLFDDLEVSSVSGSEDELEGPASDRGLSVKDRGEFRKKLYFRCPSGDTVSVWRCALLKEHEEPFFNNKSGLMESHGSTSYVQEDEMLNRVKNLMFEPRDASRLRVILLTSGGHFAGCVFDGNSIIAHKTFHRYVVRAKAGKRQSGKDATGKVAHSAGSSLRRYNEAALKKEIQELIVSWKSYFDLSVCVFIYAPSKNRQMLFDGDKTQSILQACDLRPIPLTVHRPTLKEAKRVYSNLTQLCYEIEFLSVDEILPDVEHVRSFEQCKESKQKKIMDTRESIPVSSLSLDSSNKHEETSIQSSNNETTPLHEAAKSGNAQQTLELLEQGLDPCIKDARGKTPYMLAPDKEVRNTFRRFMALNLDKWDWHAADVPSALTKEMEESQAAKQAEKDAKKKARAKELKKLKKAKEKEKEKEKEKTQASQSQINVRGTSAVQMANATASIPGLKQKHQPTAVSKEEERQRKLAEEREERAAAAERRFAALATQSSSASGTAAAEPTLQRAAPDDNTCSCCFSSLVGKVPFHRYNYKYCSTTCMHLHSEMLEDD; encoded by the exons atggcggcggcctcgccggagAGCAAGCCTCCTCGCTCGCTCTTCGACCTCCCCTCGGACTTCTTCGATTCGTCTGCGCTCCTCGGATCTCACCCTTCGTCTGCCCCCTCCGCAGCGGAGCCGTCCAACTCCTTCCggccggctccgccgccgcctctgtcGCAACCGTCGGAGGCCCCGGGGTTGAGGTGGACTTGCAACACCTGCGCTTCTGAATTCGAGTCCCTGCAGGAACAGCGGGAGCACTTCAAGTCTGATCTCCATCGCCTCAAC GTCAAGCTAAGCATTGCTGGTAAAACTATTATCAAGGAAGAGGACTTAGATAAAGCAGATCCTGCTTCTCTGTTTGATGATTTGGAGGTATCAAGCGTATCTGGTTCAGAGGATGAACTTGAAGGGCCTGCATCAGATCGTGGTCTCTCAGTCAAAGACAGGGGAGAATTCAGGAAGAAACTTTATTTTCGCTGTCCTTCTGGTGACACAGTTTCTGTCTGGAGATGCGCACTGTTGAAAGAACATGAAGAACCATTTTTCAATAACAAGTCTGGTCTGATGGAAAGTCATGGATCTACATCATATGTACAGGAGGATGAGATGCTAAATAGAGTGAAGAACTTGATGTTTGAACCTCGTGATGCGTCACGTTTGAGGGTCATTCTACTAACAAGTGGTGGACATTTTGCAGGATGTGTTTTTGATGGAAACTCTATCATAGCCCACAAAACATTTCATAG atatgtTGTAAGGGCAAAGGCAGGAAAGAGGCAGTCTGGGAAAGATGCTACTGGAAAAGTTGCACATTCAGCAGGGTCATCTCTTCGCCGTTATAATGAAGCAGCATTGAAGAAG GAAATTCAAGAATTGATAGTTTCTTGGAAGTCATACTTCGACCTTTCTGTTTGTGTCTTTATCTATGCTCCATCAAAGAACCGCCAGATGCTCTTTGATGGGGATAAGACTCAATCAATATTGCAGGCTTGTGATCTTCGTCCAATCCCATTGACTGTTCATCGTCCCACCTTGAAGGAAGCAAAACGAGTATATTCTAACCTAACACAGCTCTGTTATGAGATTGAGTTCTTGAGTGTGGATGAAATTTTACCTGATGTGGAGCATGTGAGAAGTTTTGAACAGTGTAAAGAGTCtaagcagaaaaaaattatggacaCCAGGGAATCTATTCCTGTCTCATCCTTAAGTTTGGACTCATCAAATAAGCATGAAGAAACATCCATACAATCATCTAATAATGAAACAACACCTCTCCATGAGGCTGCAAAGTCCGGCAATGCTCAGCAAACACTGGAGTTGCTTGAGCAGGGGCTGGATCCTTGCATTAAAGATGCAAGAGGAAAAACACCTTACATGTTGGCTCCGGACAAAGAAGTTAGAAATACATTCAGAAGATTTATGGCGCTTAACCTTGACAAATGGGATTGGCATGCTGCTGATGTGCCTAGTGCACTAACAAAGGAAATGGAAGAATCACAAGCAGCAAAGCAG GCAGAGAAGGATGCCAAGAAGAAGGCAAGAGCAAAGGAACtgaagaaattaaagaaagcaaaagaaaaggaaaaggagaaagaaaaagaaaag ACACAAGCTTCACAATCCCAAATTAACGTAAGAGGCACTTCCGCTGTTCAAATGGCCAATGCAACTGCTTCTATACCAGGCCTGAAACAAAAGCATCAGCCTACGGCAGTTTCTAAAGAG GAGGAACGACAAAGGAAACTGGCCgaggaaagagaggaaagagCGGCTGCAGCCGAACGAAGATTTGCGGCTCTGGCAACTCAATCAAGTAGCGCATCAGGGACTGCAGCAGCAGAACCCACCCTACAGAGAGCAGCACCTGATGACAATACTTGTTCGTGCTGTTTTTCTTCCTTGGTCGGCAAGGTACCATTCCACAGATACAACTACAAGTACTGCAGCACCACATGTATGCATCTTCATTCAGAAATGCTGGAAGATGATTGA
- the LOC121054142 gene encoding guard cell S-type anion channel SLAC1 has protein sequence MAAEPSSSSTGQGHHTVDIRAAQSEDAGQSAMSGPINLRGERRPPTMQRAFSRQVSLGSGVTVLGMGKNGGRGQQRALPRSGKSLGVLNHSGALGQAAGGGGGGDGAGRRGDFSMFRTKSTLSKQNSLLPSRIREPDFELPPHVEGLSVGRQGEDPLNRSVPAGRYFAALRGPELDEVRDYEDILLPKDEVWPFLLRFPIGCFGVCLGLGSQAILWGALAASPAMRFLHVTPMINVALWLLALAVLVAVSVTYALKCVFYFEAIRREYFHPVRVNFFFAPSIAAMFLTIGLPRAVAPERLHPAVWCAFVAPLFALELKIYGQWLSGGKRRLCKVANPSSHLSVVGNFVGAILAARVGWAEAGKFLWAIGVAHYIVVFVTLYQRLPTNEALPKELHPVYSMFIATPSAASLAWAAIYGSFDAVARTFFFMALFLYMSLVVRINFFRGFRFSLAWWSYTFPMTTASLATVKYAEAEPCFTSRALALSLSLVSTTMVSMLLVSTLLHAFVWRSLFPNDLAIAITKDRQNGAAKLHVKGRKAGKRVSDIKRWAKQAPLSLVSSITKSNSADKEEEERTE, from the exons ATGGCAGCcgagccgtcgtcgtcctcgacgGGCCAGGGCCACCACACGGTGGACATCCGCGCGGCGCAGAGCGAGGACGCGGGGCAGTCGGCGATGAGCGGGCCGATCAACCTTCGGGGCGAGCGGAGGCCGCCGACGATGCAGCGGGCGTTCAGCCGGCAGGTCTCCCTCGGCAGCGGCGTGACGGTGCTGGGCATGGGTAAGAACGGCGGCAGGGGACAGCAGCGAGCGCTGCCGCGCAGCGGCAAGAGCCTCGGGGTTCTCAACCACAGCGGCGCCCTCGGccaggccgccggcggcggcggcggcggcgacggcgcgggacGCAGGGGCGACTTCAGCATGTTCCGGACGAAGTCGACGCTGAGCAAGCAGAACTCGCTGCTGCCGTCGAGGATCAGGGAGCCCGACTTCGAGCTGCCGCCGCACGTCGAGGGTCTCTCCGTCGGCAGGCAGGGCGAGGACCCTCTCAACAGGAGCGTCCCGGCCGGCCGGTACTTCGCCGCGCTCCGTGGCCCCGAGCTCGACGAAGTCCGC GATTACGAGGACATCCTGCTGCCGAAGGACGAGGTGTGGCCGTTCCTGCTGCGGTTTCCGATCGGCTGCTTCGGCGTCTGCCTGGGGCTCGGCAGCCAGGCCATCCTGTGGGGCGCGCTGGCGGCGAGCCCGGCGATGCGGTTCCTCCACGTCACGCCGATGATCAACGTCGCGCTGTGGCTGCTCGCgctcgccgtgctcgtcgCCGTGTCCGTCACCTACGCGCTCAAGTGCGTCTTCTACTTCGAGGCCATCCGCCGCGAGTACTTCCACCCGGTCCGCGTCAACTTCTTCTTCGCGCCGTCGATCGCGGCCATGTTCCTCACCATCGGcctgccgcgcgccgtcgcgcccgagCGGCTGCACCCGGCCGTCTGGTGCGCGTTCGTGGCGCCGCTGTTCGCGCTCGAGCTCAAGATCTACGGGCAGTGGCTCTCCGGCGGCAAGCGAAGGCTGTGCAAGGTGGCCAACCCGTCGTCCCACCTCTCGGTGGTGGGCAACTTCGTCGGGGCCATCCTTGCGGCGAGGGTCGGGTGGGCGGAGGCCGGCAAGTTCCTCTGGGCCATCGGGGTGGCGCACTACATCGTCGTGTTCGTCACGCTGTACCAGCGGCTGCCGACCAACGAGGCGCTGCCCAAGGAGCTGCACCCGGTGTACTCCATGTTCATCGccacgccgtcggcggcgagcctCGCGTGGGCGGCGATCTACGGCAGCTTCGACGCCGTGGCACGCACCTTCTTCTTCATGGCGCTGTTCCTGTACATGTCCCTCGTCGTGCGCATCAACTTCTTCCGCGGCTTCCG GTTCTCGCTCGCGTGGTGGTCGTACACGTTCCccatgacgacggcgtcgctgGCCACCGTCAAGTACGCCGAGGCCGAGCCGTGCTTCACGAGCAGGGCGCTGGCGCTGAGCCTCTCCCTCGTGTCGACGACGATGGTGTCGATGCTGCTCGTGTCAACGCTGTTGCACGCGTTCGTTTGGAGGTCGCTGTTCCCAAACGACCTGGCCATTGCCATCACCAAGGACCGGCAGAACGGCGCGGCCAAGCTGCACGTCAAGGGGAGGAAGGCCGGAAAGAGGGTGTCCGACATCAAGCGATGGGCGAAGCAGGCGCCGCTCTCGCTCGTGTCGTCCATCACAAAGAGCAATTCGGCGGacaaggaggaagaggagagaacAGAATGA
- the LOC102707953 gene encoding 4-hydroxy-tetrahydrodipicolinate synthase 1, chloroplastic-like encodes MAAPLSSASTPAQAPVSFGERWPPKYSARTTRGKFAVTAISLDDYLPMRSSEVKNRTSTGDITSLRVITAVKTPYLPDGRFDLEAYDSLINMQIDGGSEGVIVGGTTGEGHLMSWDEHIMLIGHTVNCFGTKIKVVGNTGSNSTREAVHATEQGFAVGMHAALHINPYYGKTSIEGMISHFEAVLPMGPTIIYNVPSRTGQDIPPAVIEAISSFSNMAGVKECVGHERVKCYTDKGITIWSGNDDECHDSRWKYGATGVISVASNLIPGLMRKLMYEGENPVLNDKVVPLMKWLFCQPNPIALNTALAQLGVVRPVFRLPYVPLPLEKRVEFVRIVESVGRENFVGQKEARVLDDDDFVLISRY; translated from the exons ATGGCCGCGCcgctctcctccgcctccaccccgGCCCAGGCCCCGGTCTCCTTTGGCGAGAGGTGGCCGCCGAAGTATTCGGCCAG GACCACCAGAGGAAAATTTGCAGTGACGGCCATTTCCCTGGATGATTATCTTCCAATGCGAAGTAGTGAAGTGAAGAATCG GACATCAACAGGTGATATCACTAGCCTCAGAGTGATAACAGCGGTCAAAACCCCTTATCTTCCAGATGGAAGATTTGATCTTGAAGCATATGATTCACTGATAAACATGCAGATAGATGGTGGTTCTGAAGGTGTAATAGTTGGAGGAACAACAGGAGAGGGCCACCTTATGAGCTGGGATGAACACATCATGCTTATTGGGCACACTGTTAACTGCTTTGGTACTAAAATTAAAGTGGTTGGCAACACAGGAAGTAACTCAACAAGAGAGGCTGTTCACGCGACAGAGCAGGGATTTGCTGTAGGTATGCACGCAGCTCTCCACATCAATCCTTACTACGGGAAGACCTCTATCGAAGGGATGATATCTCATTTTGAGGCAGTTCTCCCAATGGGTCCAACCATCATTTACAATGTGCCATCCAGGACTGGCCAGGATATTCCTCCTGCTGTTATTGAGGCTATTTCAAGTTTTTCAAACATGGCAGGTGTGAAAGAATGCGTTGGACATGAGAGGGTTAAGTGCTACACTGACAAAGGTATAACCATATGGAGTGGTAATGATGATGAATGTCATGATTCTAGGTGGAAGTATGGTGCAACTGGAGTCATTTCTGTAGCTAGCAACCTTATTCCTGGTCTCATGCGCAAGCTCATGTACGAAGGGGAGAATCCAGTGCTGAATGATAAGGTAGTGCCTCTGATGAAATGGTTGTTTTGCCAGCCAAACCCGATTGCTCTCAACACTGCCCTGGCTCAGCTTGGAGTGGTAAGGCCCGTTTTCAGATTACCATATGTACCTCTCCCACTTGAAAAGAGAGTTGAGTTCGTACGAATCGTCGAATCTGTTGGACGGGAAAATTTTGTGGGTCAGAAAGAGGCACGGgttcttgatgatgatgattttgtGTTGATCAGTAGGTATTAA
- the LOC102708235 gene encoding polyprenol reductase 1, with protein sequence MEMESWPALQPMLCLAWLAATLPIITAALPIPAAAGGHLLHRLLSAFSSRGKTVRASSASSSTSKAKFTVPQKYFMHFYVVGVVATTTLLLAIWFYAYMKMTPLVPESSNYSTIASHLVGSNSFSFGRVRSRTMGHKYRVWRTVFVLLLMEIQVLRRLYETEHVFHYSPSARMHIVGYLTGLFYYVAAPLSLASSCIPEAAEYLQGQVAEFIVKGRARMPDLVIDSSSLLLPLLKLGWSQWIGAVIFIWGSLHQIHCHAILGSLREHKDSDEYVIPCGDWFNRVSCPHYLAELVIYFGMLVASGGEDIPVWFLFIFVITNLSFAAVETHKWYLQKFEDYPRSRYAIIPFVC encoded by the exons ATGGAGATGGAGAGCTGGCCTGCCCTCCAGCCGATGTTATGCCTCGCCTGGCTCGCCGCCACACTCCCCATCATCACCGCCGCACTGCCAATCCCTGCAGCTGCCGGCGGCCACCTTCTTCACCGGCTTCTCTCAGCTTTCTCATCCCGTGGCAAGACCGTGAGGGCCTCCTCTGCCTCGTCCTCCACTTCCAAGGCG AAGTTCACTGTTCCACAAAAATACTTTATGCATTTTTATGTGGTTGGAGTGGTGGCGACAACAACTTTGCTTCTGGCAATATGGTTCTATGCTTATATGAAAATGACACCATTAGTGCCTGAGTCATCAAATTACTCCACAATTGCTAGCCATCTTGTAGGCTCAAATTCATTCTCTTTTGGTCGTGTTCGTTCGCGCACCATGGGACACAAGTATCGTGTTTGGCGAACAGTATTTGTACTCCTATTGATGGAAATTCAGGTTCTGAGACGGCTATATGAGACTGAACATGTGTTCCACTACAGCCCATCGGCTCGGATGCACATTGTAGGATATTTGACGGGTCTATT CTACTATGTGGCTGCACCATTGTCTCTGGCTAGTTCTTGTATTCCTGAAGCAGCAGAGTATCTTCAAGGTCAAGTAGCTGAGTTCATAGTAAAGGGTCGTGCGCGAATGCCAGATCTAGTAATTGATTCATCATCTCTACTACTACCCCTTCTAAAGTTGGGGTGGAGTCAGTGGATAGGTGCTGTTATATTCATTTGGGGTTCCCTCCATCAGATCCATTGCCATGCGATTCTT GGATCGTTGCGTGAACACAAAGATTCTGATGAATATGTAATTCCCTGCGGTGACTGGTTTAATAGGGTCTCTTGCCCTCATTACCTTGCTGAACTA GTTAtttattttggcatgttggttGCTAGTGGTGGAGAAGACATTCCGGTGTGGTTCCTGTTCATATTTGTG ATAACAAACCTGTCATTCGCAGCAGTAGAAACTCACAAGTGGTATCTTCAAAAGTTTGAAGACTATCCTCGCTCTCGCTATGCTATCATTCCATTTGTATGCTAG